In the genome of Crassaminicella thermophila, the window TACATTTTCATATTTTTCCCCTTCTGCTGGATATATACCACAATACACCATAGGCACTACCTTTTTATATCCTGGTAGAGGTTCTTTCGCAGGATTTGATGCAGAAGTAATAGTATCCCCGACCTGTGTATCTTTTACATTTTTTATACTAGCTGTTATATATCCAACTTCTCCAGCTTTAAGCTCATCAACAGCCATTGGCCTTGGAATAAATACACCTACTTCATTTACTTCAAACTTTTTACCAGTAGCCATCATTAAAATCTTATCTCCTGGTCTTACAGTTCCTTCCTTTACTCGCACATAAGCTATAACACCTTTATAACTATCATAATAAGAATCAAAAATCAACGCCTTTAATGGAGCATCTTCATCTCCAGTTGGTGCAGGAACTTTTTTTACAATAGCTTCTAAAACGTCTTCAATATTCAAACCTTCTTTTGCTGATACAAGTGGAGCATCACTAGCATCTATTCCAATAATTTCTTCTATTTCATTTTTAATTTCATCTGGTCTAGCACTAGGCAAATCAATCTTATTAATAACAGGTATTATCTCCAAATTTTGATCAAGAGCCAAATACACATTTGCTAATGTTTGTGCTTCAACTCCCTGTGCTGCATCTACTACTAACACAGCACCTTCACAAGCAGCCAAGCTTCTTGATACCTCATAAGTAAAGTCTACATGTCCTGGTGTATCAATTAGATTTAATATATATTCTTCACCTTTATTATTTTTATAGATTAAACGAGTTGTTTGAAGTTTTATAGTAATGCCACGTTCTCTCTCTAAATCCATGCTGTCTAATATTTGATTTTTCATCTCTCTTTGAGTGAGTAAACCTGTCTTTTCAATCAATCTATCAGCAAGGGTAGATTTTCCATGATCAATATGGGCAATAATACTAAAATTACGTATCTTTTGTTGACGATTACTGCTCATTCCTACTCCTCCTCTATACACTTTCCGATAATCTTTACCATTATATCATAATTCATTCCTATCGTATAGAGTCCTCATATTTAAAAAATAAATAACCAGGCTAGTAGCCCGGTCGTTTATTTTTTATTAACACCTCTACAAAACCATTGATTTCGTTTTTAACATATCTGTATGTATCATAAATTTTTTGTTCATCTATATAGAATTTATCTCCACAAAAACTTATTTCATACATTCTTTCATTTATTTTATTAAATCCAAAAACTTTAGGTTCTTTAAGCATCATCATAGAGCGAAAAGAGTTATCTACAATCCAAATACCGCTTATTAATAAAAAAATTAAAAACAGAATACAAATAAATCTGCTCTTTATTCTTTTTTTGTTGCTTTTTTTTATATTTTTTTCTAATTTTTTTCTTTCAACTCTACTCAATTTTATCACCAGTACTATTTTAGCCTATAAATAAATTTCTTATACAGTTTCCGATCCTATTAATTATTCTTTTATATCCTTTATAACACGATCTAAAATTTCAGCTAAATATTTAGTAGTTCGCACTGCCTCCTCTATATAATTGGCAGTATTCCCCACTTCTATAAGAGCATAGTAATCTGAATTAAACTCATTGAATTTATATGGTTTTGTTATAGTTTTTTTTGCCAATCCTGGGTAATATTCATCACATTTTGCTTTTATATATTCTGCTAATACTAATAGTTTTTCTGCATTTTCATTCTCTGTACCTACAACAATACTAAATTTTGCTACTTTTTTTCCATCTATAATTACATAGCTTTTCTCTCTAGCAGTATCATTTTTAGGTGCTGCATCTCTATGTATATCAAAAATTATTTTTAAAGAAGTATTCTTCTTTAAATTTGCACGTAAAGTTTCTAATGATCTTACATAAGATCGTTGATATGATGGATAATCATGAAGTGTATCATTATGTATTACCTTATAACCTCTACTTGTTAATTCCTTTGTTAGCGCATCTCCTACTGCTCTAACCGTATATTTTCTATTAAGAGAATGGAAATTCCCTACAGATTCTGGCATGTATGATTCTGTTGCATGGGTATGATATATAAATATTGTAGGTTTATTGATATCTAGTTTTACTTTATTTGGCATTTTTATTGACGAGCTCACAATCTGTATTGATTCTAAAGCTTTATTTGATTGATTGTTTACGCCTTTATGATTTACTTCTTTCATATTACTTGATTCTATAGCTTCATTTTGATGATCTTTAATTTCAACATCCTCTTTTATATCCGGCAGCTTTTGAACAAAATCCATAGTGCTTTTTGATTCATTATTTAAAAGATAATAATCATCCATTTCTGCCATGTCGTCATCAGCTTCTTTTAGCATAGATATCTCTGCTTTAAATAATGTTTTTGGATCTTCATAATCAAAGTTTACTAATTTTCCTAAAGCAAGCTTCATGATTTCTTTATAATGACTTTTTCCATATTCTTTCTCATAGTTTACTTCCATAATCGGTATAGTTTTGTTTATAAAAAGTATAAGTAGATTATCACTCATATATTTTTTTGTATCTGCTTGTACAAAATTTTTTCTCTTTTCTATGCCGTTAGCTTTTGCAACCATATCCTTAGTATCCAAAATCAATATTTGAAATGATAAAATACACATTATACATGTTACAAAAATCCCTATCCACTTATAATACCTTTTTATATCAATCACCTTAACTTTCACCAATCCATGCACCTCTCTTCATTTTCTTTTGTTTTTTATCTATACGATAAAATTATATGAGAGGCTCTTTGAATATATGATTGACTTATTGTAAATATCTATTTACATCTTTCAAATCTATTCCAGGATGTAGGGCTATATTTAATGCATTAGCAATAACTTGTGATATATTTGTTATAATAACATCAATATCTTTCGTTGTAACAATTACGTTAGCTCCATAAGGATCTAATACTTCTTTTATCAAACTATATTTGTCTTCATCAGACATTCCTCTTAATAACTTATAAAATTCAGATTCCTTTGATGCTTGATCAGATAAAGCATCCACTACTAATTTTATTGTATCATTTGCTAAAGTAGCTGCATCTACAACAGTAGGTACACCAATAGCAATAACAGGCACCCCTAAAGTATGTTGACTTAATTCTTTTCGTTTATTTCCAATGCCTGAACCTGGGTTAATACCCGTTGTTGATATTTGTATTGTCGTATGAACTCTTTGCATTCTTCTTGAAGCTAATGCATCAATAGCTACAACCAAGTCCGGCTTTGTTTTTTCTACAATCCCTCGAATAATCTCTACTGTTTCTATACCAGTAGTTCCCATAACACCTGGTGATATAGCACTTACAGGTCTCATTGTTGGATCATCAGTCTTTTTATACATTTCAAAAAAATGTCTTGTAACAAATACTTTTGAAACTACCTGTGGCCCTAATGCATCTGGCGTTATATCCCAGTTTCCAAGTCCAACAATAAGTGTTTTGAAATTACTTTTATTTGGTATAAGATTTACTAATTCTTTTGCTAATAATTGGCTCAACGCATCTTTTACATCTGCATCAGCCTTTTTTAAACTAGGAGATTCAATCGTAATATAGCTACCTTCTGGTTTCCCCATTATTTTACTGCCTTCTTGATTTAAGACCTTTACATGTGTAATCGTAGCAAATTCTTGCTTTTTTTGTTCTACCTCAACGCCAGGAATTTCTTGCTGTGTATTCTCTTTGTATAATTCTCTAATTTCTAAAGCTAAATCAGAACGTATTTGAAACATTATTTGCACCTCCTATTTTTATATTCTTAACTTTTTTTGCAATTTTATGTAAATAAAACAAATAATAAAAAATTATAAAAAAAATGCATAAACATAAGCTTTTATGGAAATAAAACAATTAGTAGTTTTTCCCTTGCTTTTTCGTAATAATCATGATAGAATAACTTTTGTTGAATTGGATACAAGGGGGTGAACAGGTTGGCTAATATTAAATCTGCTAAAAAAAGAATCAAAGTTATAGAAGTAAAAACAGCTAGAAACAGAAGAATTAAATCTGCTGTTAAAACTGCTATAAGAAGATTCGAAGAAGCTCTAACTGCAGGTAACTTAGAAGAAGCAAAAGCTAAGTTTCGTTTTGCTGAAAAGAAAATCATGCAAGCTGCTGCTAAAGGAACTATCCACAAAAATGCTGCTTCAAGAAAGGTAGCAAAATTAGCAAGCAAATTAAACAAAGCAATGTAGTAAATTTATTCAATCAACCGTCAGTTATTCCCCATAAACATAAAAGCGTACAATGTACGCTTTTTTATTGTTTTAGGAATCTCTTATTTTGCAAACTGAGCAATTAATAATTCTATAGCCATTCTTTGATCAATCCTTCCCTTTTTTATACTTTCATCTGTCAAAAGACATTGTTCTAGTGCTTTTTTTAATATATCAACATTAAAATTTAAAGCTTGCTTTAAATATTTTTTTACAACAAATTGCTTAAGTCCTAATTTTGGTCCTATTGCCACTGGCGTGTAGCCCTGTTTTTCCATTAACTTTATTTGGAATAAATATCGAAATTGTCTTGTAATCATATATAAAATCTTTATTTCTGATTCTCCTTCCATCAACATATCACTTAAAATAGAAAGGGCTTTCTCACTATTTTTTGTTCCTATAGACTCTACTAAGCTGAATATATTATTTTCTATAGATTTAGGTGCAAGCAATTCAATATCTTGCGTTGTTATTAAATTTCTGTCTCCAACATAACTACACAATTTATTTATTTCATTATCTAAATCTTTTAAGCTTTTTGTTGAATTTTTTTCTAAATAGCCAGTAATATCTAAGAAAAAAGATATCTCTTGCTTTCTAACTTGTTTATTGTATTTTGCAAAAGTTCTTTCA includes:
- the gpr gene encoding GPR endopeptidase, giving the protein MFQIRSDLALEIRELYKENTQQEIPGVEVEQKKQEFATITHVKVLNQEGSKIMGKPEGSYITIESPSLKKADADVKDALSQLLAKELVNLIPNKSNFKTLIVGLGNWDITPDALGPQVVSKVFVTRHFFEMYKKTDDPTMRPVSAISPGVMGTTGIETVEIIRGIVEKTKPDLVVAIDALASRRMQRVHTTIQISTTGINPGSGIGNKRKELSQHTLGVPVIAIGVPTVVDAATLANDTIKLVVDALSDQASKESEFYKLLRGMSDEDKYSLIKEVLDPYGANVIVTTKDIDVIITNISQVIANALNIALHPGIDLKDVNRYLQ
- the lepA gene encoding translation elongation factor 4, with the protein product MSSNRQQKIRNFSIIAHIDHGKSTLADRLIEKTGLLTQREMKNQILDSMDLERERGITIKLQTTRLIYKNNKGEEYILNLIDTPGHVDFTYEVSRSLAACEGAVLVVDAAQGVEAQTLANVYLALDQNLEIIPVINKIDLPSARPDEIKNEIEEIIGIDASDAPLVSAKEGLNIEDVLEAIVKKVPAPTGDEDAPLKALIFDSYYDSYKGVIAYVRVKEGTVRPGDKILMMATGKKFEVNEVGVFIPRPMAVDELKAGEVGYITASIKNVKDTQVGDTITSASNPAKEPLPGYKKVVPMVYCGIYPAEGEKYENVRDALEKLQVNDAALEFEPETSNALGFGFRCGFLGLLHMEIIQERLEREFNLDLITTSPSVIYRVTKTNGEVLMVQNPTNLPPSQEIQFMEEPIVDAQIMLPNEYVGNVMELCQDRRGIMKNMEYLDEKRVSLHYELPLNEVVYDFFDALKSKTRGYGSLDYEFKGYQRSKLVKMDILLNKEVIDAFSMIVHESKAESRGRVVCEKLKDVIPRHMFAIPIQAAIGSKVIARETIKAMRKDVLAKCYGGDISRKKKLLEKQKEGKKRMRQLGSVEVPQEAFMAVLKYDDNK
- the holA gene encoding DNA polymerase III subunit delta; its protein translation is MTYKDVLKDLKNDCLDNLYLFYGKEYYLIENTIDKIKQKMIDKAFEDLNFQFIDGKETNVDMIINACETLPFMGEKRMVLIKDLECFFGKRKNISDQEEESLIKYFGNIPSTTHLFFIVTNEIDKRKKIIKMINKYGKVVEFDKLVEKDIYKWIERTFAKYNKQVRKQEISFFLDITGYLEKNSTKSLKDLDNEINKLCSYVGDRNLITTQDIELLAPKSIENNIFSLVESIGTKNSEKALSILSDMLMEGESEIKILYMITRQFRYLFQIKLMEKQGYTPVAIGPKLGLKQFVVKKYLKQALNFNVDILKKALEQCLLTDESIKKGRIDQRMAIELLIAQFAK
- the rpsT gene encoding 30S ribosomal protein S20; this translates as MANIKSAKKRIKVIEVKTARNRRIKSAVKTAIRRFEEALTAGNLEEAKAKFRFAEKKIMQAAAKGTIHKNAASRKVAKLASKLNKAM
- the spoIIP gene encoding stage II sporulation protein P, which gives rise to MKVKVIDIKRYYKWIGIFVTCIMCILSFQILILDTKDMVAKANGIEKRKNFVQADTKKYMSDNLLILFINKTIPIMEVNYEKEYGKSHYKEIMKLALGKLVNFDYEDPKTLFKAEISMLKEADDDMAEMDDYYLLNNESKSTMDFVQKLPDIKEDVEIKDHQNEAIESSNMKEVNHKGVNNQSNKALESIQIVSSSIKMPNKVKLDINKPTIFIYHTHATESYMPESVGNFHSLNRKYTVRAVGDALTKELTSRGYKVIHNDTLHDYPSYQRSYVRSLETLRANLKKNTSLKIIFDIHRDAAPKNDTAREKSYVIIDGKKVAKFSIVVGTENENAEKLLVLAEYIKAKCDEYYPGLAKKTITKPYKFNEFNSDYYALIEVGNTANYIEEAVRTTKYLAEILDRVIKDIKE